TTTCGATACCaggtttaaattaaattttaatcagTGCAAATTTATGAATgttctaaaaaacaaaagatttataAACTCTAACGGAAGAAAGACATGAAGGTGATATACTTGTCCAGTTGTTAACTTGAAGTCACATAAGGAAAGTTATGTCAGATATAGTAAGATGTCGAACACACAATTCCATCACATTGGTTTCGGTATGTCACCAGTAAGTATTCCTTATCTTATTAcccatgtatttattttttaactaattttttaaaaaaggttacgATATTATTTCCCAGAGGAATTTCACAATCATTCCATTCATTTCAGGAatacttgtaatttttttgcagaCGAAACACCCACCAGAAAACCACctaaatcaaaacaacaaaacacttCTCCTACTAACAAGGATTTGTCGTGAAATGTTAATCCTAAAAAGCCTTCTTACCATTCTACCGAGAGTAATAGTTTAAGACTAGCTTAAATATTTGTCCGTCAACCATTTATGGATTACGTAATGTATTCTTATTACCCGTGTCTcattaaaagaacactttaCAACCCAGACATTTATGACGAAATGTAAACACTTAGCTATGCGCCTAAATAGCCTCCCAAATACATGTATGCACATTAAAGTTTAAGCGTTCAGTAAAATTTGCAGGAGTTGGGAGTAAGTTCATTATTTCCTTTCCTTTTTTTAGAGCAtttaagattattttttattgttctttaaaaagttatttttagtttAAAGAAAACCTAATACTGTTAAGTATCTAAATGTGTAAGAGTTGTGGTTCTATGATCGGTGAAGTTTTTGTTAAATTGAGAAAGATATGATTTTTAATCTTGCATGCTTCTAAACGGAGTCAAAGTTATCAATTGCCTAAAAAAATAACCCATTTCTCTCCAAACATTTATAGCTTATAGCCTTGAGTAGTACTGTTAACTGTTAAGCGGCATATAATTTATAACCGATTGCAaacgctagctagctagttttatgtCAGCTCAGTttggtagttttatgctagctaaatagtagttttatgctagataagctggtagttttatgctagcaagctttaggtgtgagtaaGGCTAAGAGAGgattcattacatgtaaaatacgtgtttttaatttttttaaccgcAACTTGCAAAAATTCATCTCATATATCTCTTTAATATTAACCGTACTTTGTCTCTGCGCTAAATGGCACCGCCAGCAGGGAGACGAAATGCAGTATATAAAGGCGGGCGAACCCATAGATTTATATAGGGGCCAGCAACTAGTCTAAATTATACTACGCGTATACGTTAGTCtgttacgcaaaatggtaaccgtgGTAGGGAGACACACGACATGCAGTaaatagtaatatcaaataattaTAATTTGAGTAGTTCATCGAAGAAAATCCATTTTCGTCATCCGAATATTTTATAAACCTTTTGGtggtgaattttttttgaattgggTAGTGGAAGTACGAATTCCTTTTTATCAGACGTTAACGGTTTTCGATTTGttgcttaaatattttttcgaatAAAATTCTTGTTTCGCCGAATtaaatttctgcaaaaatttgtttattctctTCTGACATAGGTCAAATTAAATTTCTgctaattttaattatttttcctcgTGCACTAAATTAAATCCTGCcagttctgaaaaaaaaatttcaccatttaaactgatttttctAAGGAGGtctaacattggaaaaaattcaAACAACTATCAAAAATTAAATGGCTTTATTTACTTTCCATGTACTCTGTTGAAGTAGACATAGtataattgttatttttattattaagtttttacagagtatttatgtttttatttttatacgtACTTTGTTGATTAACATTCAGTTCGTTTCGTTTCCTTTCAGCAACTGTCAAGCCTATTTTTTCCTAATTTCATTTTTCTGCGCGTATTCTTTCAATAGAAATAGACTTAAGCCTAAAACTtccacatttacaaaaaaacacaaaacaaaaaagatcgCACTAACGGTCATCAAACATAGCAAGACATGTCTGTTTTCTGACACCTTTTATgtaagtacaatcaaataaattgataaaaaaacattttcccttaaaaaaaaggaaattaagTTTTCGTCCcagattatgtttttttattattccacttgttttatttttgtttttaatattttattccaTGTTACAAATTTTTGTGACCAAAAATTTAAATGTGCACTAGTTTCGCAAATTGCAAGAAACACTTGTCTgtaaaaagtttagcaaaataTTTCTCCATATTTGTtgtgtctatattataatacccatatacgtctgtctgcctgtcacgcaaaatagtaccgcaagtagcgggACGCACAATGCGGTATCCACGGACCACGAAAATCCTTGGCCTTACCATTAAACCGTTGTGATAAAAAAATGCATACTGTATTGACGGACACTAGTTCACAATTTGTCATCATATGTACTGAAAGGTGGCTTAGACGAAAGCAAAACGCGTCAAATAATCAAATTGTAGAGCTAAGAAAACTTACTAAGAGGAAAACCAATTAGGAATGCTTATCAAAAAGTGTGCATTATTTATCTAACTATATATCTATgtgttaaaacaaaattaaaaaatcagaaaGTAATATTACGAAATTTAAACGGTTCATAATCCATGTAGTTATCTTCAAAAAGCAACGTCACCTTGACATTTTTTTAAGGACTCTTTGATTGTGAAAGGAAGCATGATGTGATGAAGAGAAACCAGGTTTCTGTGTACCGCCATGCAATAATGATTCAGGAAAACAGTAGCTGTGggtagaaaaatttaaatattataattattcTTAATTATGCATGCCATGGTTACAACATCTTTGTCATAATTAGTCATAATTATGTcaatcttttgttttgtttttatgcatAAATTAAGTTGAAATTTGAAGCGCATAATAAAGTCCTTATAGTGTAAACTTTGATCATTAATGCGTTGTTCGGTCCTGTTATTTCGCAATGATTAAATCAAGTCAACAAACACTTACAACTTTATCatgttttgctgacatcagaaagctgtatgaaaaaaaaaataacatagccATAGATGTACAAGTAATACCATTTTAAAAACATCTCCATGGCAACATGTTATAATATAATGCGGGGGCAATTAACAGTCAGTTATTGTGTTTTCTATAAATAACATTAACTCATGTCTCTGTTATGATTGCACGTGGGATGGAAGATAGTTATAAGTAAGACTGAAGGATGGTGATTTCAACATAAACTGAATGACCATTAACAAGTACACATCTGAACCAAGCTGGCTTTggttttattataaaatattttacttacGACGCGTTTCCAAGAAATTAACGGACCAATGACGCTAACTTTATTGACACCCGTAAGTCTGCTTTTTATACATGTTAGTTTATAAAgactgatatatatatatagagtaACGTGACTTCGTTTTGCCTTTGGACTAACCATATATTGTATGTCTACAATAAGTGTAGAGTTACTTGCTAGCTTAGCTTTTGACactaagattttttttgtttacgagTAGCTTTTGTGTTTAGACTTTTTTCCACAAATATCAAAATAGGGTAGTAAACTTTTTCAATTCAAACTTTGCATTAACTAGCcaaacgaaaacaaaaagtaaattcATGTGTTTCTGACATTTCAAATTTCGATCACAGCGACGTATAAATTAACCATCGCGTAAAAGGATGATACAACTGGCACGTTTTCTTTTGCATTTTAAGTTGGAAAGAGTCAGCACAATCGTCGCTTGTCTTTGCGCATGCGTATAAAATACAATAACAAACAAGATGGCGAATGTTAAGTGCACTGCCAACATCTTATTCATATAAGCATTTATtaattatataaacattttattcaCGAGTCCAAATACATTAACATACATCAGTAGAGGTTAAAGTGGTCTTTCTAGGGCATAACCAGATAAAAAGTAGCTAGCAAAGTCTGATTAACATAtacaaatttgtttaaaaaaaatttcccagTGATGCaacttatataatataataagaaTGAGCAATGACCTAGTCTATGTCTTTTTAGTTATTCGAAAAAAAACGGTTTCTCATCCGTGATACCTTGCTACCCCAAATGATGGATCATATTGATTCGATTAAAGTAGAAGAGGACGAAGATGATTTTTCTGTTGATTCGTGGGATACAGCATCGAATGAAGAGTTAGAGCAGGTGATGGAATATTCCGAACCTTTACTTAGTCCAGAAGGGAGCGATCAACCTGGCAGACAATCGAAGAGTGGGGAATCATTAGAAGAAAAATTAGAACAGTTTTCACCTAATGTAAGTGTAACAAGTTAAAACCTCAAACAAAATAGAAAACCTAAATAAGTAGTCTAattaaaataactaaatatTGAGAACAATTATTAAGAACTTAAGTCCTTTTTTATAGGGTTTATATAATAAGTGTATCAATTTAGGGCATTGAAAATTCAGTGTCAGGTTTGTGAACTGTTTTTTTGAATAACATATTCAACATTTGTAGATCAACTTACACGTCACTGAAGAAGCCAAACAACTTCTTGAAGAAACTCCAGAAATGCGAGAATTGAAACGTGAGAAAAACAGACTAGCAGCACGAAGATGCAGACAAAAGCAAAAAGATAGAATCACCTACTTAGAAAAGGTAATATCTTGCGATACACACACTAACCTAaaacttaaacaaaaaaaataaaactcccTTTGGCAGCCAGAAGCATAAACATTTGTAAATGCATGAGGtgcattgtaaaatttaaaatacaagaaataacagtacCCTCATTTATACCATAATATAATTTCTTTGTAGGATGTGAAAGAAATAGAAGCAGCAAATTATCAAGTTGAAACCGAAATTAAAATGTTACAACAGCAACTACACGAATTACGAGATATGCTTTTAAACCACAATTGTGTGATGGCTGCACCACGACTCTCACATAGAAAATTTACAATGAATGATTATGCATGTTACCTTTGATTTTTGGTTATTTTGGTAATAGTACATGTGTAATAATTTATATAGTTATGggatttatattatattttgtaaataaagctcctttttttgaaaaataatttttttaaaaagtttaataagtccaaaaaagtttaacaagttCTCTCAACTcatttttcttcataaaaaatatataatatataagagCCAAGAATTAaactatttcaatttttttctatgtTTTGTCCAGTTTCTTAGATGCTTTGGTTTCCTTTGTTTTTCCCttcttttataaagaaaaaaataaacttttgagaAATTAATATAAAATGCTACAAGattattgtatatatttattgtaTACTTGTAATTAACTGTAAATATAAGATGAAGGTGTACTTATATACACGTGTGTAAATACTTAATTTGTTCAACGAATGCTACCACAAAGTCAGCCTTTTCTTTAAATCCCATATCAAAttgatagaaaataaaaatttcaaatcttCCAGTTTCATATGAAGATCTACGAAAGTAATTTCTAAGGAGTATTTGCGTTTTCCGTCATTCTATATAGCTATATGTATTTGACTAGCTACATGTTTTTTTAGTCTAAAATTTTTTACTCCTAAAaacctaaaattaaaatatttgacgCCTAAAAATAGTCATCCTACAAATTAGGGTTTTTCAAAAAGTATGACTTTGAAATTGTTTggattaaagaaaataaaaacacgacAACGGTAGTTCAGGCTGGGTACTGTATTGAGAAGTTACATAGCCCCAAGAGATACTAAAATACTTTTtgtagaaataaaaatacttgAAATTTTATTGTTACTACAGCCAATCAATGTATTTTAGTTTGATATAATTTCATTATCTTttccacattttaaaataaaggtaGCTAGGTATTATAATTTCAATGAGCACATAGAACAACAATCCCAATATCCAAAATATTGTCAAGAAAGGGTCAAGATAGCTCATTTTGACTATTTTTTACAATAAACTTAACAGCCAAAAATAGCTAACACAAATCTGGTTAGCACAGACTTGTGTTAGCTATTATAAGTCTAACAAGCAGGTGGTTAACACAAGTCCAGTTAACACATATTTAACTAAAACTAATCCAGCAAACAGAAGTTTAACGAACACAAGTTTCACAAGCACAAGACTAACACCagtctaaaaagaaaaagttaactGACATAAATTTAACTGATGGGAAtctgacaaacaaacaaaaatgtagCAGCTAACAGAGGTTTGACAGACACAAGTGTAACCAACACAAGTGTGGCCAACACAAGTGTAACCAACACAAGTGTAACCAACACAAGTGTAACCAATACAAGTGTAACTGACACAAGTGTAAACAACACAGATGTAACTAACACAAGTGTAACCAACACAAGTGTAACCAATACAAGTGTAACTGACACAAGTGTAAACAACACAGATGTAACTAACACAAGTGTAACCAACACAAGTGTAACCAACACAAGTGTAACCAACACAAGTGTAACCAACACTAGTGTAACCAACACAAGTGTAACCAACACAAGTGTAACCAACACAAGTGTAACCAACACAAGTGTAACCAATACAAGTGTAACTGACACAAGTGTAAACAACACAGATGTAACTAACACAAGTGTAACCAACACAAGTGTAACCAATACAAGTGTAACTGACACAAGTGTAAACAACACAGATGTAACTAACACAAGTGTAACCAACACAAGTGTAACCAACACAAGTGTAACCAACACAAGTGTAACCAACACTAGTGTAACCAACACAAGTGTAACCAACACAAGTGTAACCAACACAAGTGTAACCAACACAAGTGTAACCAATACAAGTGTAACTGACACAAGTGTAAACAACACAGATGTAACTAACACAAGTGTAACCAACACAAGTGTAACCAATACAAGTGTAACTGACACAAGTGTAAACAACACAGATGTAACTAACACAAGTGTAACCAACACAAGTGTAACCAACACAAGTGTAACCAACACAAGTGTAACCAACACTAGTGTAACCAACACAAGTGTAACCAACACAAGTGTAACCAACACAAGTGTAACCAACACAAGTGTAACCAACACAAGTGTAACCAACACAAGTGTAACCAACACAAGTGTAACCAACACAAGTGTAACCAACACTAGTGTAACCAACACAAGTGTAACCAACACAAGTGTGGCCAACACAAGTGTAACCAACACAAGTGTAACCAACACAAGTGTAACCAATACAAGTGTAACTGACACAAGTGTAAACAACACAGATGTAACTAACACAAGTGTAACCAACACAAGTGTAACCAATACAAGTGTAACTGACACAAGTGTAAACAACACAGATGTAACTAACACAAGTGTAACCAACACAAGTGTAACCAACACAAGTGTAACCAACACAAGTGTAACCAACACAAGTGTAACCAACACAAGTGTAACCAACACTAGTGTAACCAACACAAGTGTAACCAACACAAGTGTAACCAACACAAGTGTAACCAACACAAGTGTAACCAATACAAGTGTAACTGACACAAGTGTAAACAACACAGATGTAACTAACACAAGTGTAACCAACACAAGTGTAACCAATACAAGTGTAACTGACACAAGTGTAAACAACACAGATGTAACTAACACAAGTGTAACCAACACAAGTGCAACCAACACAAGTGTAACCAACACAAGTGTAACCAACACTAGTGTAACCAACACAAGTGTAACCAACACAAGTGTAACCAACACAAGTGTAACCAACACAAGTGTAACCAACACAAGTGTAACCAACACTAGTGTAACCAACACAAGTGTAACCAACACAAGTGTAACCAACACAAGTGTAACTAACACAAGTGTAACCAACACAAGTGTAACCAACACAAGTGTAACCAACACAAGCGTAACCAACAGAAGTGTAACCAACACTAGTGTAACCAACACAAGTGTAACTAACACAAGCATAACCAACACAAGTGTAACCAACACAAGCGTAACCAACACAAGCGTAACCAACACAAGCGTAACCAACCCTAGTGTAACCAACACAAGTGTAACCAACACAAGCGTAACCAACACAAGTGTAACCGACACAAGTGTAGCAGCTAACAGAGGTATGGCTGGCACATATGTAGCTAACACAAACTAACAACAATGTAAAAAACAGCCAAAACGTTGCCTTTGAAACTTTTGCCAGCCCAAATTTTTCCCCAGACCAAATTTTTGTCACCTACTAAAAATTTCATATCTCTTGGGGTTGACAAAATTTGGGCCGTATAATTGCATATAAATAACGCGTATTTTGAACTACCATCGAGCTGATGTAAGTTCAATactttgtaataatttttagatataaaaaagtaaaaaagaagagCATTTCGACAAAAGAAAGTTGAAGGCTTACTTAAGATCgaaacaaattttctttttgaagcACTCAATCAATAAATATCATTTTCAAACAGAGAGGCATAAAAACGTTAAGTAACCAACAATTTCATGTCTCCATCCAAATTCCCTAAATTTTAACGATTCTATTTGCTCAATTGCGACGTTCATATTAtgcctcaaaaaattatttcgactACAAATTTACTCACAACACATTTCAAACAGTTTAAAGGGAAGAAACTCTTCCATTTTCTTTTTAAGGCTTTCTTCAAAGTTTATGCAGAACTGAAAGTACATGCTCAGAAGCAGACATAATTATCTGAGTTTTCCAAGTTACTTGAGactgtaattttttttggtaaaaaaaaaaaataataataattttaaaaaaatattttttatcacattacagcttttattttttaactatacCTCCATGCTTAAACATGggtaaagaaaaaggaaaaagaaatacATCAATAAATATGTTAAAGTAAGTcatgaataaacaaaaaaaagttcttctTAGAAAAGGATTTATTCTGTAGCTAACAATAGCTACTTGTAATTATTAAGGTGACTTTGGTAGGTTAAAAGAAGAAAGTGAAAATTAAAGTATTGAAGTTATTACGTTGCTTTTTATTGTGCCATTTTTTATCCTGTAtttctttttaatcttaaaaaaacaaaatctagGCATTCTAAgacatttttttcagaatttcctATAAAAGCgttcgaaaaaaaattacagttcTATTAAAAACTATTGACTCTATCACTTTTAAACCTGCTGGAGCATTGGAAGGCTTTTTTAAGCATTAACTTGGCGATTTCTTTACAATATGAAGCTACTTGGATGAAAACAGTAATATAAAACTAACAGCAGGAGAAAGATTTCTGCTATTGATAGATTTTTGAAAGCACCAAACCCAGCAAATACGAGAAAGCAATGAAGCGTAACCAACATTCTTAATATCATGCTCAACTACAAACGTCTTAAATAGATCTTTACATCTTGGTTTTAGCATGAATCTGTGCAAGAAGATTGGTAAAgataatctttatttttttaagttagtaTGTTTCttctctttattttttatgttccaGTGATTGCTGTTTTTGCAAAACTTAATCTGTTTATTATTTGACGCACTATCCTTACTAGCagataatttttaaacatgtgAGTCATACAGAATGTGAAGTTTCTAAATTAATAAGGTATGACCCATTTAAGAAATTGTTTGCCTGGTTTGTAAAAGCGGTGGTCGTTCTTCGTCACATGTGTTTATGTGCCACATTTCAGAGGTAATATTTTCATAAGCAACAAACACAACACTTTGTTAAACTTTAAGCAACTGTATAGCAATACCTCGGTTCTAAATATATCATGAGTTGTGAGGCatgttaagttttttaaacgGCTTAGCTTTTTACTGAAAACATAGCTATGCTTAATGATTGCATTTATTACATAGTCAAATCATTGGAACTCaactatttctttatttttatatgaTAAGCATCTGTTCATCTTATTTTCCATCAATCCATATAACAACTCATGTTACCGACAACTACTATTTTCCCGGAGTTGCTAACTAAATTTTAGTAGCACCTATGTTGAAGTCCTAAAAGATTTCACgcttaacttttttgaaaaaaaaaaatcctcaaAGCAGCAAAATTTCAGGCAAGGGAAAAACATTTATCTATTGCAGATTTTTTTGCGTCTTTTTTCACTATGTACATTCGGGTGTAGGCAAGCACCAGATCTTTACTTGCAATGCGAATGCGACTATTGTTctttaaataaagtaaaatgcaaattatttaaaaaggtaTTTGTAAAAAAGTCCCACTTGTTGATTACAAACACAAACGTTTTTCTGGTTTAATTTAGTAAAGAAGTTCATCAGGCCTCAGATAACTGGTACATTTGCCAACAGTGACATTTAGCAATAGTACCATTTATACAAGGTCTCGTTTAACGCGAGTATACTCCTGTACCATATTCTGGATAagaaattttttgataaatttgcgCCATTTTAAAATCTTGTTACCTTTTGTTTGCGACTTTATCATAACTGCGGGAAAAAACTTAAAAGCAACCCACCTGAATATAAGAAGCGACAACTATTTCTTTTCCAAGAAGTAAAGGAACATacactttaaattttgtttggatATAAAATTTATGCTTACCTGGTTTTACATTTTATCTGTCTTCTTACTTGTCTAAATTATATTGTGTCTTCGGTCAAGACAACAAgacataaaaacaacaacacttgAGTCTGAGAGAACAAAGGTCTTAAATAGTTCTATCGCAATACTGCGATAGTGCAATTTACGTGGGattataatttcgtttttaataaatttcagCAAGccagacaatttaaaaaatatatttttatttcgtcATATCAAATTATATTATACGAAAACTGATAATTCTTCAAACACAAATATCAATTATTCTCGTTGTTATGTTtcttaaaatgatttttaaccCTATTAGGTATAGATGTCTTTGACTACCTAGAAAGATGTGTGGGAGCAGAGGGTGAAGATGAGACAAAAAATTTCCGTGTATTATATTTTGGACACGAGAAAAACTTTTGTGTGTCAAATCCTCGTACGACTTCAGTTTAACAAAAAAGACATTAGCTCTTTCGCGTGACGTCACCATGTCTAGCGATTATCATCTATTAGAATAGTGaacgtatattttttttaatttttttgtaaattcttCTAGTTAGTTATATGAATGGTTcagatcttttcatttttgcacAAAAACAATGCCAATTTGTGCAAAAAGTTCCGGAttgcaaataatattttaagtTAGAATTgaaaaacaaggaaaaacaGCTGGCACTGGTTGATATAAAAAAGCGTTTGAGAAAGTGTTCATTTTTTCAACATTCTGTAAGTGTTATGCTATCAAATCAGAAATTACAATGTTTCCCATGAATTATGTTGGCATTCTAGAATGCCCAATTACATGGTCCTGCTAAACACTCTGATTCAAAAATATTGTAACAAAATATCgaaaatttgaaagttttaaCTGATTTCATAAATTATTCTCAACTTATGCTCCTTAAAATTAAGTTCTTAACATCTAACTATTGCAGTAAACGACATTTCACCACCAACTTATGTGTAATTACAAGAAACTGCATGTCATTGAGTAGAcacccaaaaaaattaaaaataataatttaattatttttttggcaaaataaTTGACACCAAGAAATCACAGGCATGAGTAAATTTACACCTACATTTGATATTTACACTTTAAATTTGTCAATGTTAGGAGTGAACTTACGACTTAGGTTTtataggttatttggttaaatccAAACTCTTGAACTGTTCCTGACATCAGCATGGCAATTTTCCACGAATTTCCGCGACTTCGTGGGGCCAAACGCAGAGAATATAgttagaaaaaattaaacgttGTCTCCCTGGCTTACGTATGTGCAATAGTAATGACCTTGCGGCTTGCTGACCCCTGAGCATTGACCGTTTGACGcttttgtccatatttaaataaaataacaaaaacacgtactagtatttaaaatatattttagtaaaaaagcaatatattttaaagaattcCCGTGAGATAGAAAAATTGCATCTGATTGATCATATGATGACATGAGATGCCAAGACTGCTTTTTATCACTATCGTCATATGCTATTGGTATTACGTAACGTTGGCATTTTCGTTACCAAAAGGTAAGAGCTCAATTAACTTGTGTATTGTGAAATTTTGTTTGCGGTTGGTTAATCTTAtataatattactaagttattttAGGCAATAATTTTACccaaatttcacaatttttaggaaatttaaTCCTAAACCTAAAAAAGGTGCAGTTTTAGTTCTAT
The genomic region above belongs to Hydractinia symbiolongicarpus strain clone_291-10 chromosome 4, HSymV2.1, whole genome shotgun sequence and contains:
- the LOC130641874 gene encoding cyclic AMP-dependent transcription factor ATF-2-like, whose amino-acid sequence is MTLTLLTPLFEKKRFLIRDTLLPQMMDHIDSIKVEEDEDDFSVDSWDTASNEELEQVMEYSEPLLSPEGSDQPGRQSKSGESLEEKLEQFSPNINLHVTEEAKQLLEETPEMRELKREKNRLAARRCRQKQKDRITYLEKDVKEIEAANYQVETEIKMLQQQLHELRDMLLNHNCVMAAPRLSHRKFTMNDYACYL